A single Primulina eburnea isolate SZY01 chromosome 11, ASM2296580v1, whole genome shotgun sequence DNA region contains:
- the LOC140804875 gene encoding putative ABC1 protein At2g40090 isoform X2 — translation MRQSMLNRCPVSSYDQVCDVIKKELGGMPDEIFDEFDQVPIASASLAQVHVARTHDGHKVAVKVQHTHMLDTAAADYATVELIVNTLHWLFPSFDYRWLTHEMRESLPKELDFLIEAKNSEKCMHNFRRFSPHISEYVYAPKVFWNLSTSKLLVMEFIDGAQVNDLTTIQKLGIGPSDVSKLLSRAFAEMMFKHGFVHCDPHAANVLVRPLPSGNRSIFGKKKPQLVLLDHGLYKDLDFSTRINYASLWKGLVFSDAKAIKENSAKLGAGEDLYALFAGILTLKPWNKVVDPAVDHLVVQGTESDNSELQMYASQYFPQITELLRRLPRVILLMLKTNDCLRAVNRSLMQGSSLETFLIVGRISSEAVIESRLLQNRSFLTRVNVWFEMCLLDARLFAMQIALWLLKLKKALTF, via the exons ATGAGACAATCAATGTTGAATAGATGTCCAGTTTCATCTTATGACCAAGTGTGTGATGTTATCAAGAAAGAGCTTGGAGGGATGCCTGATGAA ATTTTTGATGAATTTGATCAAGTCCCCATAGCAAGTGCTTCTTTAGCACAGGTTCATGTTGCCCGAACTCATGACGGTCATAAAGTTGCTGTGAAG GTTCAGCACACTCACATGCTAGACACAGCTGCTGCAGATTATGCAACCGTGGAGTTAATTGTGAATACATTGCATTGGCTTTTTCCTTCTTTTGATTATAG ATGGTTGACTCATGAAATGCGAGAAAGTTTACCAAAG gaGTTAGATTTCTTGATCGAGGCCAAGAACAGTGAAAAATGTATGCATAACTTTAGGAGGTTTTCTCCACATATATCTGAATATGTTTATGCTCCCAAAGTATTTTGGAACTTGAGTACCTCCAAGTTGTTGGTAATGGAATTCATTGATGGAGCTCAAGTAAATGATCTTACGACCATTCAGAAACTAGGAATTGGTCCAAGTGATGTATCAAAATTG TTAAGTCGTGCTTTTGCTGAAATGATGTTTAAACATGGTTTTGTGCACTGTGATCCTCATGCTGCTAATGTGTTAGTTCGCCCCTTGCCTTCTGGAAATAGGAGCATTTTTG GAAAGAAAAAACCGCAGTTGGTATTGCTGGACCACGGTTTATACAAGGATCTTGACTTCTCGACAAGAATTAACTATGCTTCCCTTTGGAAG GGTTTAGTATTTTCTGATGCCAAGGCAATTAAAGAAAATAGTGCAAAGTTAGGTGCTGGGGAGGACCTTTATGCATTATTTGCTGGAATTCTTACCCTGAAACCATGGAATAAAGTTGTTGATCCTGCTGTGGATCATCTAGTTGTCCAAGGAACTGAAAGTGATAATTCAGAACTTCAG ATGTATGCTTCACAATACTTTCCTCAAATAACTGAGCTGCTCAGGAGACTCCCTCGAGTGATTCTTTTAATGCTAAAAACAAATGATTGCTTGCGAGCGGTAAATAGATCTCTG ATGCAAGGCTCGTCACTTGAAACATTCTTGATTGTTGGAAGAATCTCTTCTGAGGCAGTTATCGAGTCACGATTGCTGCAAAACAGGTCGTTTCTTACTCGGGTTAATGTGTGGTTTGAAATGTGTCTATTAGATGCTCGGCTGTTCGCAATGCAGATTGCTTTGTGGTTATTGAAACTTAAAAAAGCCCTGACATTTTGA